In Sphingomonas panacisoli, one genomic interval encodes:
- a CDS encoding phosphatase PAP2 family protein gives MFASAISRLRHGVPDSDLESLIDRKAIPAYAILILGLAGVIVGFFYTGFALATVRPSTFAGLALIMIFSGMLARRYQLGPVAPALEGLGFLLLSSVIAALATILLCTLNAPLVDGMLADADKMVAFDVPLQLAFLKAHPRIVSTMHYIYQSFGWQPALAVVFLSITRQSERCRLFVTAWLIAVAICVLLSPLFPAVGTFSHAGLHAGQVPNLASSAPWQVAHAIAGIRDGSIRVVDDSIAFLGLISFPSVQAAGAVLVAWAFWRTPILWPVFLALNAAVAISAIVMGAHYLVDILAGFGVAALAIGMAKNWAAPAPAKSVMRLARA, from the coding sequence ATGTTCGCTTCCGCAATCTCGCGGTTACGGCATGGCGTGCCGGACTCCGATCTTGAGTCACTGATCGATCGCAAGGCCATCCCGGCATATGCCATCCTCATCCTGGGATTGGCGGGCGTGATCGTCGGCTTCTTCTACACTGGGTTCGCGCTGGCGACGGTCCGGCCATCCACGTTCGCCGGATTGGCGCTGATCATGATTTTCAGCGGCATGCTGGCGCGCCGCTATCAGCTCGGCCCGGTTGCCCCCGCGCTGGAAGGTCTGGGGTTCCTGTTGCTGTCGTCGGTCATCGCGGCACTGGCGACGATCCTGTTGTGCACGCTGAATGCGCCGTTGGTCGATGGGATGCTCGCCGATGCGGACAAGATGGTCGCGTTCGACGTGCCGCTTCAGCTGGCGTTTCTCAAAGCGCATCCCCGTATCGTTTCCACGATGCACTACATCTATCAGTCTTTCGGTTGGCAGCCGGCATTGGCGGTCGTCTTTCTTTCGATCACGCGCCAAAGCGAACGGTGCCGCCTGTTCGTCACCGCTTGGCTGATCGCCGTCGCGATATGCGTCTTGCTGAGCCCGCTATTTCCCGCGGTCGGTACGTTTTCGCATGCCGGTCTGCACGCCGGGCAGGTACCCAATTTGGCATCGAGCGCCCCTTGGCAAGTCGCCCATGCCATCGCCGGCATCCGCGACGGATCGATCCGTGTGGTGGACGATTCGATCGCATTTCTCGGGTTGATATCCTTTCCCAGCGTTCAGGCGGCGGGCGCGGTGCTGGTCGCTTGGGCATTCTGGCGGACGCCGATCCTCTGGCCGGTGTTCTTGGCATTGAATGCGGCAGTCGCGATCTCCGCGATCGTCATGGGCGCGCACTATCTGGTCGACATCCTGGCCGGTTTCGGCGTCGCGGCGCTGGCGATCGGCATGGCGAAAAACTGGGCCGCGCCGGCGCCTGCCAAATCGGTTATGCGGCTCGCCAGGGCCTGA
- a CDS encoding Flp family type IVb pilin: protein MTMIKNLLTDTSGASAAEYALILAIVGTGIAVAAFTLGGSISNAMGKASNCISRTPNSSNC, encoded by the coding sequence ATGACGATGATCAAGAACCTGTTGACCGACACCAGCGGCGCTTCGGCTGCCGAATATGCGCTGATCCTGGCGATCGTGGGCACCGGCATCGCCGTCGCCGCCTTCACGCTCGGCGGCTCGATCAGCAATGCCATGGGCAAGGCGTCGAACTGCATCAGCCGTACGCCGAACTC
- a CDS encoding DUF2569 family protein, translated as MDQLDRLPISRHLSLRSLALVSKLEVGLPLIMGLWIVAVSFAVGLRLAFAATPITTTAAAISNVLPYLLVVTAPVITVFLGLRSFKPQTLVAQPTIRLARFGRWRRVDAVTARSLPLFGTGGFMASLMIGILINVPFRTFEFLSGLPALGGMAPDWFRMLFTVMFVDLVFLSCLYGFAFVLALRHVPIFPRFLAGVWVIDVMMQICIARVMAHVSNLPPEVAASLSDMLQGNLKKVLISVTLWLPYLLLSRRVNLTYRLRVPA; from the coding sequence ATGGATCAGCTGGACCGATTGCCCATCAGCCGCCATCTGTCGCTGCGCAGCCTGGCGCTGGTCAGCAAGCTCGAAGTCGGTTTGCCGCTGATCATGGGCTTATGGATCGTGGCGGTCAGCTTTGCGGTCGGCCTGCGGCTGGCCTTCGCGGCGACGCCGATCACGACGACGGCGGCCGCGATCAGCAATGTCCTGCCTTATCTGCTCGTCGTTACGGCTCCCGTAATAACGGTCTTCCTCGGCTTGCGGTCGTTCAAGCCCCAAACCCTCGTCGCCCAGCCTACGATCAGGCTGGCGCGGTTCGGCCGGTGGCGGCGAGTCGATGCGGTCACCGCACGGTCGCTGCCGCTGTTCGGCACCGGCGGTTTCATGGCGTCGCTGATGATCGGCATCCTGATCAACGTACCGTTCCGCACGTTCGAGTTCTTGAGCGGCCTGCCGGCGCTCGGCGGCATGGCGCCCGACTGGTTCCGCATGCTGTTCACCGTCATGTTCGTCGATCTGGTGTTCCTGTCGTGCCTGTATGGCTTCGCGTTCGTGCTGGCGCTACGCCACGTGCCGATCTTTCCGCGGTTCCTGGCTGGCGTGTGGGTGATCGACGTGATGATGCAGATCTGCATCGCGCGGGTGATGGCGCATGTCAGCAACCTGCCGCCCGAAGTCGCCGCGTCGCTGTCCGACATGCTGCAGGGCAATCTGAAGAAGGTGCTGATCAGCGTGACGCTGTGGCTGCCGTACCTGCTGCTGTCGCGCCGCGTGAACCTGACCTATCGGCTGCGCGTTCCGGCCTGA